A single genomic interval of Mucilaginibacter robiniae harbors:
- a CDS encoding glycoside hydrolase family 15 protein has product MQHQFRPYQPIENYGIIGDLKTVALVSLNGSIDFMSFPRFDSPTIFASMLDAQQGGYFGIEPQMSDFKSKQMYLPGTAILLTRFFSDAGIAEIIDFMPLNVDDKDCTSTIVRKVIAIRGSITFKMHCSPRFKYAQNEHKSELKGDQIIFTAQNDGNAKLRLIADVPLQIVDEDGYAEFTIHESNTVHIVLESVEVGQEDAFKGIGYYAKHAYEQTILGWRKWVSKSTYRGRWGELIFRSAITLKLLTSHQFGSVVAAATFGLPEAIGGNRNWDYRYTWIRDAAFTMYAFLRLGFYEEATDFLQWILKVSKESKLQLIYGIDGHTDLHEKELEHLDGYKGSKPVRIGNAARDQLQIDIYGELIDTIYIYNKSYKPITYEFWSVVSQFVEVVIESWRLPDHGIWEIRNDKKEFLHTRLMCWVAMDRAIKIAEHRSFPFPEMDWKNTRDEIYNDIYHNFWNENLKAWVQYKGANVVDASALLMPLLHFIAPNEPRWLSTMEVIDQKLRLDVLIYRYQNSIEKIDGLEGEEGTFNMCSFWFIEALAKSGQIDRAIENFEKMRGYANHLGLFSEELSRSGEHLGNFPQAFTHLALISAALEVDKQVGRLL; this is encoded by the coding sequence ATGCAACATCAATTTCGACCCTATCAGCCTATTGAAAATTATGGTATTATAGGAGACCTAAAAACTGTAGCACTGGTATCTTTAAACGGTTCTATAGATTTTATGTCTTTCCCACGTTTTGATTCACCTACTATTTTTGCGTCCATGCTGGATGCTCAACAAGGCGGTTATTTCGGCATTGAGCCACAGATGAGTGACTTCAAGAGCAAGCAAATGTATCTGCCAGGTACCGCCATCCTATTAACCCGATTTTTTTCTGATGCTGGTATTGCAGAAATTATTGATTTCATGCCGCTAAATGTTGATGATAAAGATTGCACCAGTACAATCGTCAGAAAAGTAATCGCCATACGAGGATCAATCACTTTTAAAATGCATTGTTCACCTCGCTTTAAGTATGCGCAAAATGAGCATAAGAGCGAACTTAAAGGTGACCAAATCATATTTACTGCTCAAAATGATGGAAATGCCAAGCTGCGCCTGATAGCCGATGTGCCGTTGCAAATAGTGGATGAGGATGGTTATGCAGAGTTTACCATACATGAATCGAATACAGTTCATATAGTGTTAGAATCGGTAGAAGTAGGACAGGAGGATGCTTTTAAAGGAATAGGATATTATGCCAAACATGCTTATGAGCAAACCATTTTAGGCTGGCGTAAATGGGTGAGTAAATCAACTTACCGTGGACGATGGGGAGAGTTGATTTTCCGTTCGGCTATCACGCTGAAGCTGCTTACCTCACACCAGTTTGGCTCTGTTGTAGCAGCGGCAACTTTTGGTTTGCCTGAAGCTATTGGCGGTAACCGTAACTGGGATTACCGCTATACCTGGATCAGGGATGCGGCTTTCACTATGTATGCTTTTTTACGATTAGGCTTTTATGAAGAGGCAACTGATTTTTTACAATGGATACTGAAAGTAAGTAAAGAAAGCAAGTTGCAGCTTATTTATGGTATTGATGGCCATACCGATTTACATGAGAAAGAATTAGAGCATCTGGATGGTTACAAAGGTTCAAAACCAGTGAGGATAGGCAATGCCGCCAGAGATCAGTTGCAAATAGATATTTATGGCGAGTTGATAGACACCATTTACATTTACAATAAATCCTATAAGCCTATTACTTATGAGTTCTGGTCGGTAGTTTCACAGTTTGTGGAAGTAGTTATAGAAAGCTGGCGATTGCCCGATCATGGTATATGGGAGATCAGGAATGATAAAAAAGAATTTCTACATACCCGGCTGATGTGTTGGGTGGCTATGGATAGAGCTATTAAAATTGCAGAGCACCGTTCATTTCCGTTCCCGGAAATGGATTGGAAAAATACTCGCGATGAGATTTATAATGATATTTACCATAACTTTTGGAATGAGAATTTAAAAGCTTGGGTACAATACAAAGGAGCTAATGTGGTTGATGCAAGTGCTTTATTAATGCCTTTACTGCACTTTATTGCACCTAATGAACCACGGTGGTTATCTACTATGGAGGTAATTGATCAAAAACTCCGGCTCGATGTGCTGATTTACCGTTATCAAAATTCTATTGAAAAAATTGATGGTTTAGAAGGTGAGGAGGGTACCTTTAATATGTGTTCCTTCTGGTTTATTGAAGCGTTAGCCAAGAGTGGTCAGATAGATCGTGCTATAGAGAATTTTGAAAAAATGCGTGGCTATGCTAATCATCTCGGGTTATTTAGTGAAGAATTAAGTAGGTCAGGTGAACATTTGGGCAACTTTCCACAGGCGTTCACACATTTGGCTTTGATTAGCGCAGCATTGGAAGTAGATAAACAAGTAGGCCGCTTGCTGTAA
- a CDS encoding efflux RND transporter periplasmic adaptor subunit, producing the protein MKSKYIIWLVVVILVALIAYKLAVNKKEINEKNKPVQTGNVKIPVKVATAEEQTLEINIMKTGNLTPFKEVKAVAATGGTLHNLRFNLGDHVQAGQVLTYTDTRALQLDVQKAQTNASKLRGDLNTYTELLQGNAATQEKVNDIRQNYLDAVNQVNLAKKNLSDAVIKAPTSGIIADKKVEEGMVVNAGAEIATIVNLSRAKVQVNLTETEVYQIVQGQKVKITTDVYPGKVFNGIVSFISPQADQTHNYLVEIQVDNTQKSLLRSGTFVYADFSRTTHQQLLMIPREALTESVKNASVFVVQDGIVHLKTVQTGTETNGKIQVVSGLNTGDQIVTSGQINLKDGSAVSVSK; encoded by the coding sequence ATGAAAAGTAAATACATTATTTGGCTGGTTGTTGTCATTCTTGTAGCACTGATAGCTTATAAGCTGGCGGTTAATAAAAAAGAAATCAACGAGAAAAACAAGCCAGTGCAGACAGGCAATGTTAAAATTCCGGTGAAAGTAGCAACAGCAGAAGAGCAAACACTGGAAATCAACATTATGAAGACTGGTAACCTGACTCCATTTAAAGAAGTAAAAGCGGTTGCGGCAACTGGTGGCACCTTACACAACTTACGCTTTAACCTTGGGGATCATGTACAGGCAGGGCAAGTGCTGACTTATACCGATACCCGTGCGCTACAGTTAGATGTTCAGAAAGCTCAAACTAATGCGTCCAAATTGCGTGGCGATTTAAATACTTATACTGAGTTGTTGCAAGGCAATGCGGCTACGCAAGAAAAAGTAAATGATATACGTCAGAATTATTTGGATGCCGTAAACCAGGTAAATCTGGCTAAAAAGAACTTGAGTGATGCAGTTATTAAAGCGCCTACAAGTGGAATTATTGCTGATAAGAAAGTGGAAGAAGGAATGGTAGTGAACGCCGGTGCTGAAATTGCAACTATTGTTAACCTTTCCAGAGCTAAAGTACAGGTAAATCTTACGGAAACAGAAGTGTACCAGATAGTACAGGGTCAGAAAGTAAAAATAACTACAGATGTTTATCCCGGTAAGGTGTTTAATGGAATTGTTTCTTTTATCAGTCCGCAGGCAGATCAAACCCACAACTATCTGGTAGAAATCCAAGTTGATAACACCCAAAAATCATTACTACGCTCAGGTACTTTTGTGTATGCTGATTTTTCCAGAACAACACACCAGCAGTTGCTGATGATACCCCGCGAAGCTCTTACCGAAAGTGTAAAGAATGCTTCCGTGTTTGTAGTTCAAGATGGTATAGTACATCTAAAAACCGTACAAACCGGTACCGAAACAAACGGCAAAATACAAGTAGTTAGTGGTTTGAATACAGGAGACCAAATAGTTACCTCCGGCCAGATTAATTTAAAAGACGGCAGTGCCGTTAGTGTATCTAAATAA
- a CDS encoding efflux RND transporter permease subunit yields the protein MSIAEIAVKRPLLIVVIFTILILFGIESYFSLNYNLLPKLDVPTVTVNTVYAGASAVEVETSVTKKLEDAFASVEGLDKISSTSQQGVSQIIIQFKNGTNIDEGEANIQRKADQAQNNLPDNIDRPIVNKVNLEEAPVIRAGVTSKQASKQLYDFVDKQLRPILQNVAGVGQVTIIGGDEREIQVNIDQGKLQAYGMSIADVTNAVNNANQSFPAGSIETRNQQLSIQYDANVNSLDQIRNLIVRQQLGGGSIYLKDVAEVVDATAKTTAINHINGLPSIGIQIVKQSDANAVNVSKQVKAAFAQMEMQYTSEDLKFTVSSDQSTYTLKSADAVMEDLFLAVVIVGVVMMAFLHSFRSSMFVMVALPSSIIPTFIAMHLLGFSLNLMTLMAMSLVVGILVDDSIVVLENIYRHLEMGSDRVKAAIEGRSEIGFTAIAITLVDVVVFLPLALAGGTIGQLLREFSLVVVFSTLMSLFVSFTITPLLASRFGRLEKLDPNTLWGKLNLGFEHVIDVTTATYGSWLHVVLHKKRWLLSGVILLIIGSFALVGAGFVGGAFIPSGDQGELLINLELAPSASIYQTNQITQQVEKMIMARPEVEKVFSSIGFVSGGVAGAGNNANLAEITVTLVDKERRNITATDFGIMMQRKLSAVIPGVKVTASPTSITGTANQAPIQIAVKGVNLKDVRSVAEQYEKVVASVPGTQFVKLSVKDPKPQVEIKLDREKMTVLGLNAAQVGGALQNAFSGNDKSKFKQSGNEYDILISLDEYNRSNINNVRSLPFVNGDGQSFVLSQFAEVKQGIGESVLERSDRLNSITVNANVAGRPSGTIVSDIKTKAQQIQLPEGVSIEYLGDAKNQADAFGSLGLALITAIVLVYLVMVALYESTIYPFVVLFSIPVALIGALLALALSMETLNIFSIIGVIMLLGLVSKNAILIVDFTNHLKEQGRPVEEALVEAGKERLRPILMTTLAMILGMLPIALASGAGSEIKNGMAWVIIGGLTSSMILTLFVVPSMYLIIEKLKGRFQNNKQSKANLSTI from the coding sequence ATGTCGATAGCAGAAATTGCCGTTAAGCGGCCTTTACTTATCGTTGTAATATTCACCATACTGATTCTGTTTGGCATAGAATCATACTTTAGTTTAAATTACAACTTATTACCTAAACTGGATGTACCTACGGTGACAGTAAATACCGTTTATGCAGGTGCATCGGCAGTCGAGGTAGAAACTTCTGTAACCAAAAAGCTGGAGGATGCTTTTGCTTCGGTTGAAGGGCTTGATAAGATTAGCTCAACCTCACAGCAGGGGGTATCGCAAATTATCATACAATTTAAAAACGGAACAAACATTGATGAAGGTGAAGCTAACATACAACGTAAGGCCGATCAGGCACAAAATAACTTGCCAGACAATATTGATCGTCCGATAGTAAATAAAGTGAATTTGGAAGAAGCCCCCGTTATTAGGGCAGGGGTTACCTCCAAGCAGGCTTCTAAACAGTTATATGATTTTGTTGATAAACAACTTCGCCCAATATTACAGAACGTTGCAGGTGTAGGACAGGTGACCATCATTGGTGGTGATGAGCGCGAAATTCAAGTTAATATTGACCAAGGCAAGCTACAGGCTTATGGCATGAGCATAGCCGATGTAACTAATGCGGTAAATAATGCTAACCAGTCGTTTCCAGCAGGGAGTATTGAAACCCGTAACCAGCAGTTATCCATTCAGTACGATGCCAATGTAAACTCGCTTGATCAGATTCGCAATCTTATTGTAAGGCAGCAGCTGGGTGGTGGCAGTATTTACCTGAAAGATGTGGCTGAGGTGGTAGATGCTACCGCTAAAACTACAGCTATCAACCACATTAATGGGTTGCCATCTATCGGTATTCAAATCGTTAAGCAATCTGATGCCAATGCGGTAAATGTAAGTAAGCAGGTTAAGGCCGCTTTCGCGCAGATGGAAATGCAGTATACCAGTGAGGACCTGAAGTTTACTGTTTCGTCAGACCAATCCACTTACACCCTGAAGTCGGCAGATGCAGTAATGGAAGACTTGTTCTTGGCGGTAGTTATTGTAGGTGTGGTAATGATGGCTTTTTTGCACAGCTTTCGTAGTTCTATGTTTGTGATGGTGGCTTTACCATCTTCTATTATTCCCACCTTTATTGCTATGCACCTATTAGGTTTTTCACTGAACTTGATGACGCTGATGGCCATGTCGTTGGTGGTAGGTATCCTGGTGGATGACTCTATTGTGGTACTGGAAAATATATACCGGCACTTGGAAATGGGCTCAGACCGGGTAAAAGCTGCCATAGAAGGCCGTAGCGAAATCGGCTTTACAGCTATAGCCATTACATTAGTTGACGTAGTAGTGTTTTTGCCGCTAGCACTTGCTGGTGGAACAATTGGACAATTATTACGCGAGTTTTCTTTGGTAGTGGTATTCTCTACCCTGATGAGTTTATTCGTATCATTTACCATTACCCCGCTATTAGCTAGTAGATTCGGCAGGCTAGAAAAATTAGACCCTAATACCTTGTGGGGTAAATTGAACCTCGGTTTTGAACATGTTATTGATGTTACTACAGCTACATACGGTAGCTGGCTTCATGTGGTATTGCATAAAAAGCGTTGGCTACTTTCAGGTGTAATTCTGCTTATTATCGGCTCTTTTGCGTTGGTTGGTGCTGGCTTTGTTGGTGGTGCTTTTATTCCAAGCGGTGATCAGGGTGAGTTATTAATTAATCTAGAACTAGCTCCATCAGCCTCCATTTACCAAACTAACCAAATTACCCAGCAAGTAGAAAAAATGATTATGGCCAGGCCTGAAGTAGAAAAAGTATTTTCAAGTATTGGGTTTGTAAGTGGGGGCGTTGCGGGTGCTGGAAACAATGCTAACTTGGCAGAAATCACCGTTACGCTGGTTGATAAAGAACGCCGCAATATTACAGCCACTGATTTTGGAATTATGATGCAGCGTAAACTAAGTGCTGTAATTCCTGGCGTAAAAGTAACTGCATCGCCAACTTCTATTACTGGAACAGCCAACCAAGCACCAATCCAGATCGCTGTTAAGGGCGTAAACTTAAAAGATGTACGTTCGGTTGCTGAACAGTACGAGAAAGTTGTAGCCAGCGTACCCGGAACTCAGTTTGTTAAACTATCCGTAAAGGACCCTAAACCCCAGGTGGAAATTAAGCTAGATCGCGAGAAAATGACAGTTCTTGGCTTGAATGCAGCGCAGGTAGGCGGTGCTTTGCAGAATGCATTTAGCGGTAATGATAAAAGCAAGTTCAAGCAATCTGGAAATGAATACGACATCTTAATCAGCTTGGATGAATATAATCGGTCAAATATCAATAACGTAAGAAGCCTACCCTTTGTAAATGGCGACGGACAAAGTTTTGTACTCAGCCAGTTTGCAGAAGTAAAGCAGGGTATTGGCGAAAGCGTATTAGAGCGGAGCGACCGGTTAAATTCAATTACGGTAAATGCTAACGTTGCCGGCAGACCGAGTGGTACTATCGTATCTGACATCAAAACTAAGGCACAGCAAATCCAATTGCCCGAAGGTGTTTCTATCGAGTACTTGGGCGATGCCAAAAACCAGGCCGATGCTTTCGGAAGCTTAGGATTAGCGCTGATTACGGCAATCGTATTGGTGTACCTGGTTATGGTAGCTTTATATGAAAGTACAATTTATCCCTTTGTGGTATTGTTTTCTATACCGGTGGCCTTGATTGGAGCTTTACTAGCTTTAGCGTTGAGTATGGAAACACTCAATATTTTTTCAATAATTGGTGTGATTATGCTGTTAGGCTTAGTATCTAAAAATGCAATTCTGATAGTAGATTTTACTAACCACTTAAAAGAGCAGGGACGGCCTGTTGAAGAAGCTTTAGTTGAGGCTGGTAAAGAACGTTTACGCCCAATTTTGATGACTACATTGGCTATGATTTTGGGTATGTTGCCTATCGCATTGGCTAGTGGAGCCGGTTCTGAAATTAAGAACGGTATGGCTTGGGTAATTATTGGCGGTCTGACCAGCTCCATGATACTAACTCTTTTTGTAGTACCATCCATGTACCTGATTATAGAGAAGCTGAAAGGCAGATTTCAAAACAACAAGCAATCGAAAGCTAATTTGAGTACCATTTAA
- a CDS encoding DEAD/DEAH box helicase, translating into MDNITTNTTEKPLTELYDYQQADINTLFNKLEQVPANYKLLYQLPTGGGKTVIFSEIANRFLNKYDGKVIILTHRQELCNQTSSTLKGLGIKNKVINSAVKKVSKKDHYRCYVAMVETLNNRINDGLVDTSEIGLVIIDEAHHNSFQKLLDKFENAKIIGVTATPYSSDISLPMRETYNELVIGESIGSLIEQGFLAKPTAWRYDVELNTLQKTAHGDFTVSSSDELYASPAMLELLLHAYEEHSKNKKTLIFNNGIFASKAVCQMFNDAGYPARHLDNETSAEERAEILNWLKKTRGAILTSVSILTTGFDEPTVQSVILYRATTSLTLYHQMIGRGSRRLPRKKDFTIIDLGNNVDRFGEWNASVDWQYIFEHPEEYCESIHSQVSHDSHTMPSDMRSKFPNSLEISFDMQKAYHDAVEDNKKHSTVIADSIQQHVLMCADNSDTITDAIALSEELDKEIVWRVKQYGKCLGKVTKNYLEWLQEDYKNKLKSQIQEIMTQRATQKIAV; encoded by the coding sequence ATGGATAATATTACTACCAATACTACAGAAAAACCTTTAACAGAACTTTACGACTATCAGCAAGCTGACATTAACACGTTGTTTAATAAGCTAGAGCAAGTGCCTGCTAATTACAAATTATTATATCAGTTACCTACCGGTGGCGGTAAAACGGTGATCTTTTCGGAAATTGCTAATCGGTTTTTAAATAAGTATGATGGAAAAGTAATCATCTTAACCCACCGTCAGGAACTGTGCAACCAAACCTCATCAACATTAAAAGGTTTGGGTATCAAAAACAAAGTAATTAATAGTGCAGTAAAAAAAGTTAGTAAAAAAGACCATTACCGCTGTTATGTAGCTATGGTTGAAACCTTGAACAATCGTATTAACGATGGATTGGTTGATACCAGCGAAATTGGACTAGTTATTATTGATGAAGCACATCACAACTCCTTTCAAAAACTTTTAGATAAGTTCGAGAATGCAAAAATCATCGGCGTTACTGCTACACCATACAGCTCGGATATAAGCTTGCCGATGCGTGAAACCTATAATGAGCTAGTCATTGGTGAAAGCATTGGCTCGCTGATTGAGCAAGGTTTTCTGGCTAAACCCACTGCTTGGCGTTATGATGTAGAATTAAATACTTTACAAAAAACAGCACATGGCGATTTTACCGTTAGCAGTTCGGATGAACTTTATGCCTCACCAGCTATGTTAGAACTGTTGTTGCATGCGTATGAAGAGCACTCCAAAAATAAAAAAACTTTAATTTTCAATAACGGTATTTTTGCTTCTAAAGCCGTGTGCCAGATGTTTAACGATGCTGGTTATCCTGCCCGGCATTTGGATAATGAAACTTCGGCAGAAGAAAGGGCAGAGATTTTAAACTGGCTCAAAAAAACCCGGGGCGCTATACTTACTTCTGTGTCTATTTTAACTACAGGCTTTGATGAGCCTACCGTACAAAGCGTAATCTTATATAGGGCAACTACTTCATTAACCTTATATCATCAAATGATAGGGCGTGGTTCCAGAAGATTGCCTCGAAAAAAGGATTTTACCATTATAGATTTAGGCAATAACGTTGACCGGTTCGGGGAATGGAATGCCTCGGTTGATTGGCAGTATATATTTGAACACCCGGAAGAATATTGTGAAAGTATTCATAGTCAGGTTAGTCATGATTCTCATACCATGCCGTCTGATATGCGTTCTAAGTTTCCGAACAGCTTGGAAATTTCTTTTGATATGCAGAAAGCCTATCATGATGCCGTTGAGGATAACAAGAAACATAGTACTGTCATAGCTGATTCTATACAGCAGCATGTGCTTATGTGTGCTGATAATAGCGATACGATTACTGATGCAATTGCACTTTCAGAAGAGCTAGACAAAGAGATTGTCTGGAGAGTAAAACAGTATGGCAAATGCTTAGGTAAAGTAACTAAAAACTATCTGGAATGGCTACAAGAAGATTATAAAAATAAACTCAAAAGCCAGATCCAAGAGATTATGACACAACGGGCAACGCAAAAGATTGCCGTTTGA
- a CDS encoding ATP-binding protein: MFQVDLTNCDREPIHIPGKIQSHGFLVAVNSSYKIAFCSENIYSFLGAEAATLLGKEIETLEMFLQEAQPGFIRQAIGFAKRRNEFRPSNPYAVEVKGQEFNLILSQSASFYVLEFEPEISDLQSNLQQAVGRSLSEMLADKSLSLLLTNAAKQIREIICYDRVMVYQFHKDGHGEVVAEDKENSLESWIGLHYPASDIPKQARELYKLNLTRLIADVQQEPSAVITLPEHVQESLDMTCNALRAVSPIHIQYLKNMGVASSFSVSILHQNELWGLVACHNYTPRFINYQQRESARLVGQVLSSALSFRQHEEDQQSTYKRRDAIEGITRLLLRNIPVEEALLKHEVTLQDTVSSGGAALLYENKLSIIGSVPDESFVEQLISWLGDQMQDDVFETNQLPQIYPLAEKYKDVASGLLACKLSKELKEYLIWFRPEVITTVNWAGNPQKPGEYDANNILHISPRTSFEVWKEQVTGTSPTWTNDDIKAAQQLRDEVNYAISRKATELRVLNEKLREAYAELDTFSYTISHDLKNPLTTIKSYSQLIGRQSDLEPKIKNMAMRIQQGADKMQAMIEEVLQYSRVGQSKIQIKAINMLKMLDDLRHDLLVASENPNLELNIGNTPEIQGEEMMIFQVFSNLLSNAVKYSKNADQPVVTVSGSTKDDIITYEVADNGIGIPDYEHEKIFELFSRAEDANTFEGTGVGLAIVRRILEKHHGKIWLESEPGKGSHFYVSFKRYEAAQLLN; the protein is encoded by the coding sequence ATGTTTCAAGTCGATCTGACCAACTGTGACCGCGAGCCGATTCACATTCCTGGAAAAATTCAATCTCATGGCTTTTTGGTTGCAGTTAATTCAAGCTATAAAATTGCATTCTGTAGCGAAAACATTTACTCCTTCCTTGGTGCTGAAGCAGCCACATTGTTGGGTAAAGAGATTGAAACATTAGAAATGTTCTTACAGGAAGCACAACCGGGCTTTATCCGGCAAGCCATAGGTTTTGCTAAGCGAAGAAATGAGTTCAGACCATCTAACCCATATGCGGTAGAGGTAAAAGGGCAAGAATTTAACTTGATACTTAGTCAAAGTGCAAGTTTCTATGTACTGGAATTTGAGCCGGAGATTTCAGATTTACAAAGTAACTTACAACAGGCTGTTGGCCGTTCCTTATCTGAGATGCTGGCTGACAAAAGTCTTTCTTTATTATTAACTAATGCAGCTAAGCAAATACGGGAAATTATTTGCTACGATCGTGTAATGGTTTACCAGTTCCATAAAGATGGACATGGTGAAGTTGTGGCAGAGGACAAAGAAAATAGCCTTGAATCTTGGATTGGCTTACATTATCCTGCCTCTGACATTCCGAAGCAAGCGCGTGAACTATATAAGCTAAACCTAACACGTTTAATTGCTGATGTACAGCAAGAGCCATCTGCAGTTATTACTTTACCAGAACACGTGCAAGAGTCTTTGGATATGACGTGCAATGCATTACGGGCAGTTTCACCTATTCATATTCAATATCTAAAAAATATGGGTGTTGCCTCTAGTTTCAGCGTATCCATATTACATCAGAATGAGTTATGGGGTTTAGTTGCTTGTCACAATTATACGCCACGGTTTATCAACTACCAGCAGCGTGAATCAGCCCGACTTGTGGGACAAGTTCTCTCCTCAGCTTTAAGCTTTAGGCAGCATGAAGAAGATCAGCAAAGTACCTACAAACGCAGAGATGCCATTGAGGGCATTACCCGTTTGCTGCTAAGAAATATACCGGTAGAAGAAGCTTTGTTAAAGCACGAAGTAACTTTGCAGGATACTGTATCTTCTGGCGGAGCGGCCTTACTGTACGAAAACAAATTAAGCATAATAGGTTCGGTACCTGATGAAAGCTTCGTAGAGCAACTGATTAGCTGGTTGGGCGATCAAATGCAAGACGACGTTTTTGAAACCAACCAACTGCCCCAAATTTATCCTTTAGCAGAAAAGTATAAAGATGTAGCCAGCGGCTTATTGGCTTGCAAATTATCAAAAGAACTTAAAGAATATTTAATATGGTTTCGGCCTGAAGTAATCACAACAGTAAATTGGGCCGGTAATCCGCAGAAACCGGGAGAATATGATGCTAACAACATTTTGCACATTTCTCCGCGTACCTCTTTTGAAGTTTGGAAAGAACAAGTTACGGGTACTTCACCAACCTGGACTAATGATGATATTAAAGCAGCTCAGCAATTACGTGATGAGGTAAATTATGCCATTAGCCGTAAAGCTACCGAGCTGCGGGTATTAAACGAGAAGCTGCGTGAAGCCTACGCTGAATTAGATACATTCAGCTATACTATTTCACATGATCTCAAAAATCCACTAACAACAATTAAAAGCTACTCACAACTTATTGGAAGGCAATCAGATTTAGAACCTAAAATAAAAAACATGGCAATGCGCATTCAACAAGGCGCAGACAAGATGCAAGCCATGATAGAAGAGGTTTTGCAATACTCTCGTGTAGGGCAATCTAAAATACAGATTAAAGCTATTAATATGCTGAAAATGCTGGATGACTTGCGCCATGATCTTCTTGTTGCTTCCGAAAACCCTAACCTTGAATTGAATATTGGGAACACGCCTGAAATTCAAGGAGAGGAAATGATGATATTTCAGGTATTTTCTAATTTGCTTAGCAATGCTGTAAAATATTCTAAAAACGCTGATCAACCTGTTGTTACGGTAAGTGGTTCTACCAAAGACGACATTATAACTTATGAAGTTGCGGATAACGGCATAGGCATACCTGACTATGAACACGAAAAGATTTTTGAGTTATTTTCCCGCGCTGAAGATGCTAATACATTCGAGGGTACAGGCGTAGGTTTAGCTATTGTTAGGCGCATACTGGAAAAACATCATGGCAAAATTTGGTTGGAAAGTGAACCAGGTAAAGGCTCCCACTTTTATGTAAGCTTTAAAAGGTATGAGGCCGCACAGCTGCTAAACTAA